A region from the Citrobacter telavivensis genome encodes:
- a CDS encoding efflux RND transporter periplasmic adaptor subunit, giving the protein MTLKSRWLPIGCGLALAVAVGGTWVTMASTSPQENLPLETIGTGDIEKVVLVTGVLKPAVQVNVGAQVNGQLRKLYVRQGEKVQKGQLLAEIDPTLQESDLNNTRAQLASAKAQKLSAQATLLRYRQELNRQSMMLRDGSGVRSEYEQARAQYDAQVQQIDVSDAQIVQAEMAVKTAQANLSYTRIVAPIDGEVLGIVTREGQTIVSSQTAPTILVLADLDTMQVQTRISEADVQKIRPGQPLRFYVIANPDKRYTGTMGFVQPAPQEALEAPGEGGMGGNQQAMAVYYTGTFEVPNAERELKTSMTAQVFIQTAEAKNVLRVPVAALGQALDTERYTITTVEDGKTRTRTIRIGINDRQYAEVLEGLQAGDRVVLAQDTVRG; this is encoded by the coding sequence ATGACGCTGAAATCCCGTTGGTTGCCGATCGGCTGCGGCCTGGCGCTGGCCGTTGCGGTCGGTGGGACGTGGGTGACGATGGCCTCGACCTCGCCGCAGGAGAATTTACCGCTGGAGACCATTGGCACTGGCGATATCGAAAAGGTGGTGCTGGTGACGGGGGTTCTGAAACCGGCGGTGCAGGTTAACGTCGGCGCGCAGGTCAACGGACAACTGCGCAAGCTGTACGTGCGCCAGGGCGAGAAGGTCCAGAAAGGGCAACTGCTGGCGGAAATTGACCCCACTTTGCAGGAGTCAGATCTGAACAACACGCGCGCACAACTGGCCAGCGCCAAAGCGCAAAAGCTGTCGGCGCAGGCGACGCTGTTACGTTATCGCCAGGAGCTGAACCGCCAGAGCATGATGCTGCGCGATGGCTCCGGCGTGCGCAGTGAATATGAACAGGCCAGAGCGCAATACGATGCGCAGGTGCAGCAAATTGACGTGAGTGACGCGCAGATTGTGCAGGCGGAGATGGCGGTGAAAACGGCGCAGGCCAACCTCAGCTATACCCGCATTGTGGCGCCTATCGATGGCGAAGTGCTGGGCATTGTCACCCGTGAAGGGCAAACCATCGTCTCCTCGCAAACGGCACCGACCATTCTGGTGCTGGCGGATCTCGATACCATGCAGGTGCAAACGCGCATTTCTGAAGCCGACGTGCAAAAAATCCGCCCCGGCCAGCCGCTGCGTTTCTACGTCATCGCCAACCCGGATAAACGCTACACCGGTACGATGGGCTTCGTGCAGCCAGCGCCGCAGGAAGCGCTGGAAGCGCCCGGCGAAGGCGGAATGGGCGGCAATCAACAGGCGATGGCGGTGTACTACACCGGCACCTTTGAAGTGCCTAACGCTGAGCGCGAGCTCAAAACGTCGATGACGGCGCAGGTCTTTATTCAGACCGCCGAAGCAAAAAACGTCTTGCGCGTGCCGGTCGCCGCGCTCGGGCAGGCGCTGGACACCGAGCGATACACCATCACCACCGTTGAAGACGGAAAAACGCGCACCCGCACGATCCGCATCGGGATCAACGACCGGCAGTACGCCGAAGTGCTGGAGGGATTGCAGGCTGGCGATCGCGTGGTGCTGGCGCAGGACACGGTGCGAGGGTAG
- a CDS encoding ATP-binding cassette domain-containing protein: MEPIIVLRQVCRTFSAGSETLAVLSDISLTIHGGEMVAIVGASGSGKSTLMNIIGCLDKPSSGEVLINGTPVHDADSLHLADLRSRYLGFIFQRYHLMPYLTAEENIAIPALYTAMSEAERKARTQRLAGQLGLENRLQHRPAQLSGGQQQRVSICRALINGAHIILADEPTGALDSVSGKALMDVLHQLHAVGHTVIIVTHDRDVARQAQRIIEISDGRMISDVQHAAARRPSALPEQDNGRASLGRRLRESVRMAWRSLLGHRMRAFLSMLGIIIGIASVVSSMAVGEGARQAIMSEIGKLGSTTLEIHPGTGWGSKRPDMERALSMDDVRSLQTQPWIMGVSPVVSSTTLAVRKGLDSSMMLSGVSQDFFALQGLRFVQGNGFTARDVAEGEPVLILDETGRDTLFPGGENPLDEIVQIGGAPWRVIGVATRPGPKVVGGFMTAWVPHTSLQQRLTGEKPLESLILRFQPPLEPHEAAQRAERHLLREHGRKDFFIQTDDQLANALQKTSDSLSLLITAIAAISLLVGGVGVMNIMLVSVTERTHEIGIRLSVGARPSDIMNQFLIEAVMICALGGLLGVLGSWVAGHLFAFATDAFSMVFTAFPVLMACGFSALIGLTFGYFPARRAARLNPTEALARE, encoded by the coding sequence ATGGAACCGATTATCGTCTTACGCCAGGTTTGCCGGACATTCAGCGCCGGGAGCGAAACGCTTGCGGTGCTGAGCGATATTTCGCTGACCATCCACGGCGGTGAGATGGTGGCGATTGTGGGCGCCTCTGGTTCGGGGAAATCCACGCTGATGAACATCATCGGCTGTCTGGACAAGCCTTCTTCCGGTGAGGTGTTGATCAACGGTACGCCGGTGCATGACGCTGACAGTCTGCACCTGGCCGATCTGCGCAGCCGCTATCTGGGGTTTATTTTCCAGCGCTATCACCTGATGCCGTATCTGACGGCGGAAGAGAACATCGCCATTCCCGCGCTGTACACCGCGATGTCGGAAGCCGAGCGCAAAGCGCGCACCCAGCGGCTTGCGGGCCAGCTCGGCCTGGAAAACCGGCTCCAGCATCGTCCTGCCCAGCTTTCGGGCGGGCAGCAGCAGCGCGTGAGCATCTGTCGGGCGCTGATCAACGGTGCGCATATCATTCTGGCGGATGAACCTACCGGTGCGCTCGACAGCGTCAGCGGCAAAGCGTTGATGGACGTGCTGCACCAGCTACATGCGGTGGGGCACACGGTCATCATCGTCACCCACGATCGCGACGTCGCCCGACAGGCGCAGCGAATTATTGAAATCAGCGACGGGCGGATGATTAGCGATGTTCAGCACGCCGCCGCCCGCCGACCGAGTGCGCTGCCGGAGCAGGATAACGGGCGCGCCTCGTTGGGGCGCCGTCTTCGTGAGTCGGTCCGCATGGCCTGGCGTTCGCTGCTCGGACACCGGATGCGCGCGTTTCTCTCCATGTTGGGGATCATCATCGGCATTGCGTCGGTGGTGTCGTCGATGGCGGTAGGTGAAGGCGCACGGCAGGCGATTATGAGCGAGATTGGCAAGCTGGGAAGTACCACGCTGGAGATCCATCCCGGTACGGGGTGGGGCAGTAAGCGCCCGGACATGGAGCGTGCGCTGTCGATGGACGATGTGCGCAGTTTGCAGACGCAGCCGTGGATCATGGGCGTCTCGCCGGTGGTCAGCAGCACAACGCTCGCGGTACGCAAGGGGCTCGACTCCTCCATGATGCTCTCCGGCGTTTCTCAGGACTTTTTTGCTCTGCAAGGGCTGCGTTTTGTGCAGGGAAATGGTTTTACCGCGCGCGACGTCGCGGAAGGCGAACCGGTGTTGATTCTTGATGAGACCGGGCGCGATACGCTGTTCCCCGGTGGTGAAAATCCGCTTGATGAGATAGTCCAGATTGGCGGCGCGCCGTGGCGGGTAATCGGCGTGGCGACGCGACCCGGTCCGAAAGTGGTGGGCGGATTTATGACTGCCTGGGTTCCGCATACGTCATTACAGCAGCGGCTCACCGGCGAAAAGCCGCTGGAATCGTTGATTCTGCGTTTTCAACCGCCGCTGGAACCGCATGAGGCAGCGCAACGAGCGGAGCGTCATCTGTTGCGGGAACATGGCCGAAAAGATTTCTTTATCCAGACCGACGATCAGCTGGCAAACGCGCTGCAAAAAACCTCTGACTCCCTGTCGCTGTTGATCACCGCCATTGCGGCTATCTCCTTGCTGGTGGGCGGCGTCGGGGTGATGAACATCATGCTGGTATCAGTGACCGAACGGACCCATGAGATTGGCATCCGCTTATCGGTTGGCGCGCGTCCCTCGGACATCATGAACCAGTTTCTGATTGAGGCGGTGATGATCTGCGCCCTCGGCGGCCTGCTGGGGGTTTTGGGATCGTGGGTGGCGGGGCATCTTTTCGCCTTTGCGACCGATGCGTTCTCGATGGTGTTCACCGCGTTCCCGGTGCTGATGGCCTGTGGGTTTTCCGCCCTGATCGGTCTGACGTTTGGCTATTTTCCGGCGCGCAGAGCGGCTCGCCTCAATCCGACCGAGGCGCTGGCTCGCGAATGA
- a CDS encoding efflux transporter outer membrane subunit, which yields MKRLLLLPVFLLLAGCSSLTRSDYQRPLLSLPTRWQPATDTVSEYGWQRFGDPRLSRVIEQVLESNNDLAAAAITVQQARVAAGLTDTNMTPDVAVSGSASNSKNVRRGTSSQESYSSGITIAWELDLWGKLARTREQSEWEAVASEQDYHATVLTTMGTTAQLYWRIALYNQQIRNQRDGLAISQQTVQQVQSWFNAGKVGQLDVLQSQQSLLERENQWRTLVQQRQNTRNALALLLNRPAEQHADESPALDANQQVPIAQKTPLRVIAQRPDIQAAESRLRAALAGYDASRLQFYPALSLDASLNAGSQIFSQWFSDPIRSIGGALTLPFIQWNTQELTVKQADLAVKQAAITFRSTAYAALAEVDEAMENRLSADEQRARLHQSLVLSQRRLTLTESRYRAGAVDFQTLLNAQDDLLTLENSLAQTQYDYLYATLQLWLAQGGGETQYRMMQHEAE from the coding sequence ATGAAAAGACTCCTTTTGTTACCCGTGTTCTTATTGCTGGCTGGTTGTAGCTCGCTGACCCGCAGCGACTACCAGCGGCCGCTGTTGTCATTGCCCACACGGTGGCAACCTGCTACCGACACGGTGTCGGAATATGGCTGGCAGCGCTTTGGCGATCCCCGGCTATCGCGGGTGATTGAACAGGTGCTGGAAAGCAATAACGATCTCGCTGCGGCGGCGATCACCGTGCAGCAGGCGCGCGTTGCTGCGGGGTTAACCGACACCAATATGACACCTGACGTGGCGGTTAGCGGATCCGCCAGTAACAGCAAAAACGTGCGCCGTGGGACATCGTCGCAGGAAAGCTACAGCAGCGGCATCACCATCGCCTGGGAACTGGATCTGTGGGGAAAACTGGCACGAACCCGTGAACAAAGCGAATGGGAAGCGGTGGCGAGCGAGCAGGATTACCATGCGACGGTACTTACCACGATGGGCACCACCGCCCAGCTTTACTGGCGTATCGCGCTGTATAACCAACAGATTCGCAATCAGCGTGACGGTCTGGCTATCTCGCAGCAAACCGTGCAGCAGGTGCAGTCATGGTTTAACGCCGGGAAGGTTGGCCAGCTCGATGTGTTGCAGTCGCAGCAGTCCCTGCTGGAACGAGAGAATCAGTGGCGAACGCTGGTTCAGCAGCGCCAGAACACGCGCAATGCGCTGGCGCTGTTGCTCAACAGACCGGCGGAGCAGCATGCCGATGAATCGCCCGCGCTGGATGCCAACCAGCAGGTGCCGATCGCGCAAAAAACACCGCTGCGGGTGATCGCGCAGCGGCCTGACATTCAGGCGGCAGAGTCGCGCCTGCGTGCGGCGCTTGCCGGTTACGACGCCTCGCGACTGCAGTTTTATCCCGCACTTTCTCTTGATGCCTCGCTGAATGCCGGCAGTCAGATCTTCAGTCAATGGTTCAGCGACCCGATCCGCTCGATTGGCGGCGCGCTGACGCTGCCGTTTATCCAGTGGAATACCCAAGAACTCACCGTGAAGCAGGCGGATCTCGCGGTAAAACAGGCGGCGATAACCTTTCGCTCGACGGCCTATGCGGCGCTCGCAGAAGTGGATGAGGCAATGGAGAACCGCCTGAGCGCCGATGAACAACGCGCGCGACTTCACCAGTCGCTGGTCCTCAGCCAGCGGCGTTTAACCCTGACGGAAAGCCGCTATCGCGCGGGCGCCGTGGATTTTCAGACGTTGTTGAACGCGCAGGACGATCTGTTGACGTTAGAGAACTCCCTCGCACAAACCCAATACGACTACCTCTACGCCACGTTGCAGCTCTGGCTGGCGCAAGGGGGTGGCGAAACGCAATACAGGATGATGCAACATGAAGCTGAATAA
- a CDS encoding beta-ketoacyl-[acyl-carrier-protein] synthase family protein, with protein MKLNNEFKRVVVTGYGAVTPLGATADESWQAMMDNRLGYRYVDKTALNIKTHFLGLVDNEPSLAGIPAVIRRRLPRFARLTVGAARQAMTMAFGVRPPQEYYSTLDCGVIMGTGWAGLDESYDAQSEFATTGVASPFNCFYSMPSVTTAACSQYWGLNGYQNTVIAACATGTIAIGDAYEVIRSGRAKMMLAGAGESLTSHCAVWNIDVLGALSKEASDPQRASCPFSAHRSGFVLSEGAAVLCLEEREGALARGATILGEITGYANFSDAWDFTSPAEDCLARVQTITHALQQAALEPDQLDYINAHGTSTPLNDINETQSLKMALGDAVWSIPVSSTKSYSGHLISAAGTFESIVCLQAIANGIIPATANFQQADECCDLDYVVEGHRAGNVRRTLNLSFGFGGANAALVLEKHV; from the coding sequence ATGAAGCTGAATAATGAATTTAAGCGGGTCGTCGTTACCGGGTATGGCGCCGTGACCCCACTTGGCGCAACGGCTGATGAGAGCTGGCAGGCGATGATGGATAACCGCCTGGGCTATCGCTACGTCGATAAAACGGCGCTGAATATCAAAACCCATTTTCTCGGGCTGGTGGATAACGAACCGAGCCTGGCAGGTATTCCTGCGGTTATTCGCCGTCGGCTGCCGCGCTTTGCCCGGCTGACCGTCGGCGCGGCGCGTCAGGCGATGACGATGGCTTTTGGCGTCAGGCCGCCGCAGGAGTACTACAGCACGCTCGACTGCGGCGTGATCATGGGGACCGGCTGGGCGGGGCTGGACGAAAGCTACGACGCGCAAAGTGAGTTTGCGACCACGGGCGTCGCCTCGCCGTTTAACTGTTTCTACTCGATGCCCAGCGTCACCACCGCGGCCTGCAGCCAGTACTGGGGACTCAATGGCTATCAGAACACCGTGATTGCCGCCTGCGCGACGGGGACGATCGCCATTGGCGACGCTTACGAGGTGATCCGCAGCGGCAGGGCGAAGATGATGCTGGCCGGTGCCGGAGAGTCTCTCACCAGCCACTGCGCGGTGTGGAACATTGACGTGCTGGGCGCACTGAGTAAGGAGGCGTCGGATCCGCAGCGCGCCAGCTGTCCGTTTAGCGCCCATCGTAGCGGCTTTGTATTGTCGGAAGGGGCGGCGGTGCTGTGCCTGGAAGAGCGCGAAGGGGCGCTGGCACGCGGCGCGACGATTCTCGGCGAGATTACGGGCTACGCCAATTTCTCTGACGCGTGGGATTTCACCTCGCCGGCGGAAGACTGTCTGGCCCGCGTACAAACCATTACCCACGCGTTGCAACAGGCGGCGCTGGAGCCGGATCAACTCGACTACATTAACGCCCACGGCACCTCGACGCCGCTGAACGATATCAATGAAACGCAGTCGCTGAAAATGGCGCTGGGGGACGCCGTGTGGTCTATTCCGGTTTCCAGTACGAAATCGTACTCCGGGCACTTAATCTCCGCGGCGGGCACCTTCGAGAGCATCGTCTGTCTGCAGGCGATCGCCAACGGCATTATCCCCGCAACGGCCAATTTCCAGCAGGCGGATGAATGCTGCGATCTGGATTATGTGGTTGAAGGCCATCGGGCGGGCAATGTCCGTCGCACGCTGAATCTGAGCTTCGGCTTTGGTGGCGCGAATGCGGCGCTGGTTCTGGAGAAGCACGTATGA
- a CDS encoding protein dehydratase, with protein MMPLHYGQQDARRWAAFSGDYNPVHFDEAWVKAQGGSGLSVHGMRALLDVKRFISPPVDDAPFLKCTVRLRRPLWRDTAYRLTRDVNKRVAASVREFSAEEACLSCQITPENHLPLADGESRRVLDTAALAALHQTFMPLLPDAQQWHFLDALLFRHLLQDTALLRQQAIAAILPTCRTLDALFSHFPVVQTHQEVIFDSHLLAPWQAESLPENLEIDTLPALVVGDLASGAVVVRIAARTCYQHHYISNAVTLKVGALTKGKSNEPA; from the coding sequence ATGATGCCCCTTCATTACGGTCAACAGGATGCCCGACGCTGGGCCGCGTTTTCGGGCGATTACAACCCGGTGCATTTTGACGAGGCGTGGGTGAAAGCGCAGGGGGGAAGCGGGCTCAGCGTGCATGGCATGCGCGCCTTGCTGGACGTAAAACGGTTTATCAGCCCGCCGGTTGATGACGCCCCGTTTCTGAAATGTACCGTGCGTTTGCGCCGACCGCTGTGGCGGGATACCGCCTATCGCCTGACGCGCGATGTGAATAAACGTGTTGCGGCATCGGTGCGCGAGTTTTCTGCCGAAGAGGCCTGCCTTTCCTGCCAGATTACACCGGAAAACCACCTGCCGTTGGCCGATGGAGAAAGCCGGCGGGTGCTGGATACAGCGGCGCTGGCTGCGCTGCATCAGACGTTCATGCCGTTGCTTCCCGATGCTCAGCAATGGCACTTTCTCGATGCTTTGCTGTTTCGTCATCTTCTTCAGGATACTGCGCTGTTACGCCAGCAGGCCATTGCCGCCATTTTGCCGACGTGTCGGACGCTGGATGCGCTGTTTTCTCACTTTCCTGTCGTGCAAACCCATCAGGAAGTCATTTTCGACAGCCATCTGCTGGCTCCCTGGCAAGCAGAGTCGCTACCGGAAAACCTTGAAATCGACACATTGCCCGCCCTGGTGGTTGGCGATCTTGCGAGTGGCGCGGTGGTGGTGCGAATCGCCGCGCGAACCTGTTATCAACATCACTACATTAGCAATGCCGTGACGCTTAAAGTCGGCGCGCTGACAAAAGGAAAATCGAATGAGCCAGCATGA
- a CDS encoding acyl carrier protein, which yields MSQHEMIYDKISEMICDAKDLTPEALTPETTLPELELDSLDYVELMVLAKREFNVTLNPEMFMKNPTMTLRELSQRIAQEMAD from the coding sequence ATGAGCCAGCATGAAATGATCTACGACAAAATCAGTGAAATGATCTGCGACGCAAAAGACCTGACGCCGGAGGCGTTGACGCCAGAGACGACGCTGCCTGAACTGGAACTGGACAGTCTCGACTATGTTGAGCTGATGGTGCTGGCGAAGCGTGAATTTAACGTCACGCTTAACCCCGAAATGTTTATGAAAAATCCAACCATGACGCTTCGCGAACTCAGCCAGCGCATTGCGCAGGAAATGGCGGATTGA
- a CDS encoding SDR family oxidoreductase encodes MLITGGSRGIGQALVSHLLPEWNIVFTGRNEVGIAHTLDIAKSQSTSTWVKGFRCDGSDEASVAQLATSLLDVHGAPAAIIHNAGMTNDALHIHQKARDWQEVLGNNLVAVVNWNRILLPAMMTQGNGSIVFMSSVTAIKGNSGQTAYAASKAAMIGLTHSLAREVGRFGIRVNCLAPGLIEGEMVQAIPEARLKAMRQNIPLRRLGRTQDVARAVAFLAGEGSSYLTGQTLVLDGGLSA; translated from the coding sequence ATGCTCATCACTGGCGGCAGCCGGGGAATCGGCCAGGCGCTCGTGAGTCACCTGCTGCCCGAATGGAACATTGTCTTTACTGGTCGTAACGAGGTCGGTATCGCTCACACGCTGGACATCGCGAAAAGCCAGAGTACATCGACCTGGGTAAAAGGATTTCGCTGTGACGGCAGCGACGAAGCCAGCGTTGCGCAGTTAGCCACGTCGCTGCTTGACGTGCATGGCGCGCCCGCCGCCATCATCCATAACGCTGGCATGACTAATGATGCGCTGCACATCCACCAGAAAGCACGCGACTGGCAGGAGGTGCTGGGAAATAATCTGGTCGCGGTGGTCAACTGGAATCGTATCCTGCTGCCCGCCATGATGACCCAGGGCAACGGTTCGATTGTGTTTATGTCGTCCGTGACGGCTATTAAAGGCAACAGTGGACAGACGGCTTATGCGGCCAGCAAGGCAGCGATGATTGGGCTGACGCATTCACTGGCGCGAGAAGTGGGGCGCTTTGGCATTCGGGTTAACTGTCTGGCACCGGGATTGATTGAAGGTGAAATGGTTCAGGCTATTCCGGAAGCCCGATTAAAAGCGATGCGGCAGAATATTCCTCTGCGCCGTCTCGGGCGTACGCAGGATGTTGCCCGCGCGGTCGCATTTCTGGCTGGAGAAGGGAGTAGTTACCTCACCGGTCAGACGCTGGTGCTGGACGGCGGTTTGTCCGCCTGA
- a CDS encoding HD domain-containing protein, with translation MNIKLIESLACISKIIDMINPRLNLHHVRTAFIAWHLARESRFTPAQCRKTLLAALLHDIGGLNEESRLQPLSYYDNELNNHAAVGAELLASVPLLTPLSPIVRYHHTHWDNGKGDHVNGEKVPKESHVVYLADRLDVLIAHYRSSDIISVKDEIINIIVGGEHILYNPEFINAFRKIANCEHFWLKIKSTEFDDYIQDIPRIHNDSISLHNFRDIATMLAFIIDGFSQNGVQHSLVVGRISGFLAREMGISPVRCLKIEIGGLLHNLTSLALCAAPAHTGEENAVWDELYPIEAIRDISRWCQIQKTVIAQAAHPPEVKILKASIWLASLLQGVTLSSEFKARVGETAEIAPELAGIVRQNCGALLQIFQESVKERRALVQRINQLSLS, from the coding sequence ATGAATATAAAATTAATAGAATCACTGGCTTGCATCTCAAAAATAATAGACATGATTAACCCCAGGCTTAACCTGCATCATGTCAGAACGGCATTTATCGCCTGGCACCTGGCCCGTGAGTCCCGGTTCACGCCGGCACAGTGCAGGAAAACCCTGCTGGCGGCCCTGCTTCATGATATTGGAGGGTTGAACGAGGAGTCACGCCTTCAGCCCCTCAGCTATTACGACAATGAACTCAATAACCACGCGGCCGTCGGCGCGGAATTACTGGCCAGTGTCCCTTTACTGACCCCGTTAAGTCCCATTGTTCGCTATCACCACACCCACTGGGATAATGGGAAGGGTGACCATGTTAACGGTGAAAAAGTGCCCAAAGAGAGCCATGTTGTTTATCTGGCGGATCGTCTGGATGTTTTAATCGCCCATTACCGCTCCAGCGATATAATATCGGTAAAAGATGAGATTATTAATATAATTGTTGGCGGCGAACACATCCTGTATAACCCCGAATTTATCAACGCATTCAGAAAAATAGCAAACTGCGAGCACTTCTGGTTAAAAATTAAATCCACAGAGTTCGATGATTACATCCAGGACATCCCCCGCATCCATAACGACTCCATCTCTTTGCATAACTTTCGCGATATCGCCACCATGCTGGCGTTTATTATTGATGGGTTCAGCCAGAACGGCGTCCAGCACTCTCTGGTCGTCGGTCGTATATCCGGTTTTCTGGCCAGAGAAATGGGGATTTCCCCGGTCCGGTGTCTGAAAATCGAAATAGGTGGCCTGCTGCACAACCTGACGTCTCTGGCGCTGTGTGCCGCGCCAGCACATACCGGGGAAGAGAATGCCGTCTGGGATGAACTCTATCCTATTGAAGCCATTCGGGATATTTCCCGCTGGTGCCAGATCCAGAAGACGGTGATTGCACAAGCCGCGCATCCTCCGGAGGTGAAGATTCTGAAAGCCAGCATCTGGCTGGCGTCATTGCTGCAGGGCGTCACGCTGTCGTCAGAATTTAAAGCGCGCGTTGGAGAAACCGCAGAAATCGCCCCCGAACTGGCGGGCATTGTGCGACAAAATTGTGGGGCGTTATTGCAGATCTTTCAGGAGTCCGTCAAAGAGCGACGCGCCCTGGTTCAGAGAATAAACCAACTCAGCCTGTCCTGA
- a CDS encoding winged helix family transcriptional regulator produces MRFDIEGFITFDTEDASLVNLLTGDCVELSQTSTRLLAELLNHHGDILSRNEIFQAVFDKYGARASNSNLNQYISTLRRNLNDLGVEKEIIVTVPRIGFKIAEDAIINNDREYRTPFLEEKEPEPQPIEPQKNGFKRFTRIIALAIAFLLLIINPESFRADTDIQKMVKGQCVIFMPSSLSLREVTKSFDFVPQPFDCSQQKELYIYKQQVKGALGDTVQLLLIKCDKDSCMSFYYREKNNA; encoded by the coding sequence ATGAGGTTCGACATTGAGGGATTTATCACTTTTGACACCGAGGATGCGTCTCTCGTAAACCTGTTGACTGGGGATTGCGTTGAATTATCCCAAACCTCTACGCGCCTGCTGGCAGAATTGCTCAATCACCACGGCGATATCCTTTCGAGAAATGAAATCTTTCAGGCCGTTTTTGATAAATACGGTGCCAGAGCGTCAAATAGTAATCTAAATCAATATATCTCAACATTGCGTAGAAACCTGAATGATCTGGGCGTCGAAAAAGAAATCATCGTCACGGTTCCCCGTATTGGTTTCAAAATAGCGGAAGATGCCATTATCAATAACGATCGTGAGTATCGAACCCCATTTCTCGAAGAAAAGGAGCCTGAGCCGCAACCCATTGAACCGCAAAAAAACGGTTTTAAGCGGTTTACCCGCATTATCGCCCTGGCAATCGCCTTTCTCCTTCTCATAATAAATCCCGAGTCATTCAGGGCCGACACCGATATACAAAAAATGGTTAAGGGCCAGTGCGTCATTTTTATGCCCTCTTCACTCTCGTTGCGAGAGGTGACAAAAAGTTTTGACTTTGTCCCGCAACCGTTCGATTGCTCACAGCAAAAGGAGTTGTACATTTACAAGCAGCAGGTAAAAGGTGCCCTGGGCGATACTGTACAATTGCTCCTGATCAAATGTGATAAAGACAGTTGCATGAGTTTTTATTACAGAGAAAAAAATAATGCCTAA
- a CDS encoding regulator translates to MKLSLCSYNPGAAHPGYNVPHDNLQMLAAEMGISDLAMIRGPEQVFILNLLKDRSTQGLSTRELADLCGVSIYKVRHLLLPLEKYGQVIRDKMQKHHQWFLSKDSTDIDWHSNKRYFHLQQ, encoded by the coding sequence ATGAAACTCTCGCTGTGTTCATATAACCCGGGTGCAGCACATCCAGGCTACAACGTACCTCATGACAATCTGCAGATGTTAGCGGCGGAAATGGGAATAAGTGACCTGGCGATGATCAGGGGTCCGGAACAAGTTTTTATTCTCAATCTATTAAAAGATCGCAGTACTCAAGGCCTGTCGACCAGGGAGCTTGCCGATCTGTGTGGCGTTTCAATTTATAAAGTCAGACACTTACTTCTTCCGCTGGAGAAATATGGTCAGGTTATAAGAGATAAAATGCAAAAACACCATCAGTGGTTTTTGTCAAAGGACTCTACAGATATTGATTGGCATTCTAACAAGCGGTATTTTCATTTGCAACAATGA